A stretch of Odocoileus virginianus isolate 20LAN1187 ecotype Illinois chromosome 31, Ovbor_1.2, whole genome shotgun sequence DNA encodes these proteins:
- the LOC110127477 gene encoding uncharacterized protein isoform X2, producing the protein MEHTDGPGPGHVTILSRTRVSCSWCISAGDSSSTSHWSLDQREGSCQVTLQVSGACRRGRSSETRMRPAPFVEPEVERGPWERRARRWLGSVEPCQTDPGRRNSPQCLGIPHWITAFSAEFCERLTSAPGEERALLASVTLSAALPDVESLGRPQCPSPPTTGEPTTGRTDPDFVSDVSEKEQRRGAKAVPGSGHQEHINIHKLRETVFQEHQTLREKELEMGTKASHGYGGKFGVEQDRMDKVAFHQNVGGSEGHTSANPQCWRVHGPQGTPPRHLSHLGAQSWGGTPHNAPPTPRHSADTS; encoded by the exons ATGGAACACACCGATGGGCCAGGGCCAGGTCATGTGACCATACTCTCTAGAACACGTGTGAGCTGCTCCTGGTGTATCAGCGCTGGAGATAGCAGCAGCACATCACACTGGAGCCTGGACCAGAGAGAAGGGTCTTGCCAG GTAACTCTGCAGGTCAGCGGGGCGTGCCGGCGGGGACGGAGCTCTGAGACCCGAATGCGGCCCGCGCCATTCGTGGAACCGGAAGTGGAGCGGGGCCCCTGGGAGCGGCGGGCGCGGCGGTGGCTGGGCAGTGTCGAGCCGTGCCAGACAGACCCTGGGCGTCG AAACTCTCCCCAGTGCCTGGGAATTCCTCATTGGATTACTGCGTTTTCAGCAGAGTTTTGTGAGCGTCTCACATCTGCACCTGGAGAAGAAAG GGCTCTCCTGGCATCTGTGACCCTCAGTGCTGCTCTTCCAGATGTGGAAAGCCTCGGCCGGCCACAGTGTCCATCACCCCCGACGACGGGGGAGCCGACAACTGGGAGGACCGACCCCGATTTCGTG agtGACGTAAGTGAAAAAGAGCAGAGACGGGGGGCCAAGGCCGTGCCAGGATCTGGGCACCAGGAACACATCAA TATCCACAAGTTGCGGGAGACTGTGTTTCAAGAACACCAGACCCTCAGGGAGAAAGAGCTGGAAATGGGAACCAAAGCCTCGCACGGCTACGGAGGGAAGTTTGGCGTGGAGCAGGACAGGATGGACAAG GTGGCTTTTCACCAGAACGTGGGAGGCTCCGAGGGACACACGAGTGCGAACCCTCAGTGCTGGCGGGTTCACGGGCCACAGGGGACACCGCCTCGGCACCTCTCCCACCTTGGGGCTCAGAGCTGGGGGGGGACACCCCACaacgccccccccaccccccgccacagTGCTGACACCAGCTGA
- the LOC110127477 gene encoding uncharacterized protein isoform X11, with protein sequence MERKRRFRRISAGGFARGGSAGEASPDWGRRNSPQCLGIPHWITAFSAEFCERLTSAPGEERALLASVTLSAALPDVESLGRPQCPSPPTTGEPTTGRTDPDFVSDVSEKEQRRGAKAVPGSGHQEHINIHKLRETVFQEHQTLREKELEMGTKASHGYGGKFGVEQDRMDKGWGKTTFLSSSVLKHGPESSLSRGQKCRPHHLRLLVVPLTPAFPLNSPRSAHRNGHLGLG encoded by the exons ATGGAAAGAAAGCGGCGGTTTCGTCGCATTTCCGCTGGCGGTTTCGCGCGCGGGGGGAGCGCGGGCGAGGCTTCCCCGGACTGGGGGCGGAG AAACTCTCCCCAGTGCCTGGGAATTCCTCATTGGATTACTGCGTTTTCAGCAGAGTTTTGTGAGCGTCTCACATCTGCACCTGGAGAAGAAAG GGCTCTCCTGGCATCTGTGACCCTCAGTGCTGCTCTTCCAGATGTGGAAAGCCTCGGCCGGCCACAGTGTCCATCACCCCCGACGACGGGGGAGCCGACAACTGGGAGGACCGACCCCGATTTCGTG agtGACGTAAGTGAAAAAGAGCAGAGACGGGGGGCCAAGGCCGTGCCAGGATCTGGGCACCAGGAACACATCAA TATCCACAAGTTGCGGGAGACTGTGTTTCAAGAACACCAGACCCTCAGGGAGAAAGAGCTGGAAATGGGAACCAAAGCCTCGCACGGCTACGGAGGGAAGTTTGGCGTGGAGCAGGACAGGATGGACAAG GGATGGGGGAAGACAACCTTTCTGAGCTCGTCTGTGCTCAAACACGGCCCAGAAAGCAGTCTGTCTCGGGGCCAAAAGTGCAGGCCGCACCACCTGCGTTTGCTGGTTGTGCCGCTCACCCCCGCCTTCCCCCTGAACTCCCCGCGCTCGGCACACAGGAACGGGCACCTCGGCCTGGGCTGA
- the LOC110127477 gene encoding uncharacterized protein isoform X1: protein MEHTDGPGPGHVTILSRTRVSCSWCISAGDSSSTSHWSLDQREGSCQVTLQVSGACRRGRSSETRMRPAPFVEPEVERGPWERRARRWLGSVEPCQTDPGRRNSPQCLGIPHWITAFSAEFCERLTSAPGEERALLASVTLSAALPDVESLGRPQCPSPPTTGEPTTGRTDPDFVSDVSEKEQRRGAKAVPGSGHQEHINIHKLRETVFQEHQTLREKELEMGTKASHGYGGKFGVEQDRMDKGWGKTTFLSSSVLKHGPESSLSRGQKCRPHHLRLLVVPLTPAFPLNSPRSAHRNGHLGLG, encoded by the exons ATGGAACACACCGATGGGCCAGGGCCAGGTCATGTGACCATACTCTCTAGAACACGTGTGAGCTGCTCCTGGTGTATCAGCGCTGGAGATAGCAGCAGCACATCACACTGGAGCCTGGACCAGAGAGAAGGGTCTTGCCAG GTAACTCTGCAGGTCAGCGGGGCGTGCCGGCGGGGACGGAGCTCTGAGACCCGAATGCGGCCCGCGCCATTCGTGGAACCGGAAGTGGAGCGGGGCCCCTGGGAGCGGCGGGCGCGGCGGTGGCTGGGCAGTGTCGAGCCGTGCCAGACAGACCCTGGGCGTCG AAACTCTCCCCAGTGCCTGGGAATTCCTCATTGGATTACTGCGTTTTCAGCAGAGTTTTGTGAGCGTCTCACATCTGCACCTGGAGAAGAAAG GGCTCTCCTGGCATCTGTGACCCTCAGTGCTGCTCTTCCAGATGTGGAAAGCCTCGGCCGGCCACAGTGTCCATCACCCCCGACGACGGGGGAGCCGACAACTGGGAGGACCGACCCCGATTTCGTG agtGACGTAAGTGAAAAAGAGCAGAGACGGGGGGCCAAGGCCGTGCCAGGATCTGGGCACCAGGAACACATCAA TATCCACAAGTTGCGGGAGACTGTGTTTCAAGAACACCAGACCCTCAGGGAGAAAGAGCTGGAAATGGGAACCAAAGCCTCGCACGGCTACGGAGGGAAGTTTGGCGTGGAGCAGGACAGGATGGACAAG GGATGGGGGAAGACAACCTTTCTGAGCTCGTCTGTGCTCAAACACGGCCCAGAAAGCAGTCTGTCTCGGGGCCAAAAGTGCAGGCCGCACCACCTGCGTTTGCTGGTTGTGCCGCTCACCCCCGCCTTCCCCCTGAACTCCCCGCGCTCGGCACACAGGAACGGGCACCTCGGCCTGGGCTGA
- the LOC110127477 gene encoding uncharacterized protein isoform X12, with the protein MERKRRFRRISAGGFARGGSAGEASPDWGRRALLASVTLSAALPDVESLGRPQCPSPPTTGEPTTGRTDPDFVSDVSEKEQRRGAKAVPGSGHQEHINIHKLRETVFQEHQTLREKELEMGTKASHGYGGKFGVEQDRMDKGWGKTTFLSSSVLKHGPESSLSRGQKCRPHHLRLLVVPLTPAFPLNSPRSAHRNGHLGLG; encoded by the exons ATGGAAAGAAAGCGGCGGTTTCGTCGCATTTCCGCTGGCGGTTTCGCGCGCGGGGGGAGCGCGGGCGAGGCTTCCCCGGACTGGGGGCGGAG GGCTCTCCTGGCATCTGTGACCCTCAGTGCTGCTCTTCCAGATGTGGAAAGCCTCGGCCGGCCACAGTGTCCATCACCCCCGACGACGGGGGAGCCGACAACTGGGAGGACCGACCCCGATTTCGTG agtGACGTAAGTGAAAAAGAGCAGAGACGGGGGGCCAAGGCCGTGCCAGGATCTGGGCACCAGGAACACATCAA TATCCACAAGTTGCGGGAGACTGTGTTTCAAGAACACCAGACCCTCAGGGAGAAAGAGCTGGAAATGGGAACCAAAGCCTCGCACGGCTACGGAGGGAAGTTTGGCGTGGAGCAGGACAGGATGGACAAG GGATGGGGGAAGACAACCTTTCTGAGCTCGTCTGTGCTCAAACACGGCCCAGAAAGCAGTCTGTCTCGGGGCCAAAAGTGCAGGCCGCACCACCTGCGTTTGCTGGTTGTGCCGCTCACCCCCGCCTTCCCCCTGAACTCCCCGCGCTCGGCACACAGGAACGGGCACCTCGGCCTGGGCTGA
- the LOC110127477 gene encoding hematopoietic lineage cell-specific protein-like isoform X13 produces the protein MGLLTETLPSAWEFLIGLLRFQQSFVSVSHLHLEKKDVESLGRPQCPSPPTTGEPTTGRTDPDFVSDVSEKEQRRGAKAVPGSGHQEHINIHKLRETVFQEHQTLREKELEMGTKASHGYGGKFGVEQDRMDKGWGKTTFLSSSVLKHGPESSLSRGQKCRPHHLRLLVVPLTPAFPLNSPRSAHRNGHLGLG, from the exons ATGGGGTTATTG ACAGAAACTCTCCCCAGTGCCTGGGAATTCCTCATTGGATTACTGCGTTTTCAGCAGAGTTTTGTGAGCGTCTCACATCTGCACCTGGAGAAGAAAG ATGTGGAAAGCCTCGGCCGGCCACAGTGTCCATCACCCCCGACGACGGGGGAGCCGACAACTGGGAGGACCGACCCCGATTTCGTG agtGACGTAAGTGAAAAAGAGCAGAGACGGGGGGCCAAGGCCGTGCCAGGATCTGGGCACCAGGAACACATCAA TATCCACAAGTTGCGGGAGACTGTGTTTCAAGAACACCAGACCCTCAGGGAGAAAGAGCTGGAAATGGGAACCAAAGCCTCGCACGGCTACGGAGGGAAGTTTGGCGTGGAGCAGGACAGGATGGACAAG GGATGGGGGAAGACAACCTTTCTGAGCTCGTCTGTGCTCAAACACGGCCCAGAAAGCAGTCTGTCTCGGGGCCAAAAGTGCAGGCCGCACCACCTGCGTTTGCTGGTTGTGCCGCTCACCCCCGCCTTCCCCCTGAACTCCCCGCGCTCGGCACACAGGAACGGGCACCTCGGCCTGGGCTGA
- the LOC110127477 gene encoding uncharacterized protein isoform X10 — MEHTDGPGPGHVTILSRTRVSCSWCISAGDSSSTSHWSLDQREGSCQTETLPSAWEFLIGLLRFQQSFVSVSHLHLEKKDVESLGRPQCPSPPTTGEPTTGRTDPDFVSDVSEKEQRRGAKAVPGSGHQEHINIHKLRETVFQEHQTLREKELEMGTKASHGYGGKFGVEQDRMDKGWGKTTFLSSSVLKHGPESSLSRGQKCRPHHLRLLVVPLTPAFPLNSPRSAHRNGHLGLG; from the exons ATGGAACACACCGATGGGCCAGGGCCAGGTCATGTGACCATACTCTCTAGAACACGTGTGAGCTGCTCCTGGTGTATCAGCGCTGGAGATAGCAGCAGCACATCACACTGGAGCCTGGACCAGAGAGAAGGGTCTTGCCAG ACAGAAACTCTCCCCAGTGCCTGGGAATTCCTCATTGGATTACTGCGTTTTCAGCAGAGTTTTGTGAGCGTCTCACATCTGCACCTGGAGAAGAAAG ATGTGGAAAGCCTCGGCCGGCCACAGTGTCCATCACCCCCGACGACGGGGGAGCCGACAACTGGGAGGACCGACCCCGATTTCGTG agtGACGTAAGTGAAAAAGAGCAGAGACGGGGGGCCAAGGCCGTGCCAGGATCTGGGCACCAGGAACACATCAA TATCCACAAGTTGCGGGAGACTGTGTTTCAAGAACACCAGACCCTCAGGGAGAAAGAGCTGGAAATGGGAACCAAAGCCTCGCACGGCTACGGAGGGAAGTTTGGCGTGGAGCAGGACAGGATGGACAAG GGATGGGGGAAGACAACCTTTCTGAGCTCGTCTGTGCTCAAACACGGCCCAGAAAGCAGTCTGTCTCGGGGCCAAAAGTGCAGGCCGCACCACCTGCGTTTGCTGGTTGTGCCGCTCACCCCCGCCTTCCCCCTGAACTCCCCGCGCTCGGCACACAGGAACGGGCACCTCGGCCTGGGCTGA
- the LOC110127477 gene encoding uncharacterized protein isoform X6, producing MEHTDGPGPGHVTILSRTRVSCSWCISAGDSSSTSHWSLDQREGSCQVTLQVSGACRRGRSSETRMRPAPFVEPEVERGPWERRARRWLGSVEPCQTDPGRRNSPQCLGIPHWITAFSAEFCERLTSAPGEERALLASVTLSAALPDVESLGRPQCPSPPTTGEPTTGRTDPDFVSDVSEKEQRRGAKAVPGSGHQEHINIHKLRETVFQEHQTLREKELEMGTKASHGYGGKFGVEQDRMDKGVYVPTHHLMKFSPSFV from the exons ATGGAACACACCGATGGGCCAGGGCCAGGTCATGTGACCATACTCTCTAGAACACGTGTGAGCTGCTCCTGGTGTATCAGCGCTGGAGATAGCAGCAGCACATCACACTGGAGCCTGGACCAGAGAGAAGGGTCTTGCCAG GTAACTCTGCAGGTCAGCGGGGCGTGCCGGCGGGGACGGAGCTCTGAGACCCGAATGCGGCCCGCGCCATTCGTGGAACCGGAAGTGGAGCGGGGCCCCTGGGAGCGGCGGGCGCGGCGGTGGCTGGGCAGTGTCGAGCCGTGCCAGACAGACCCTGGGCGTCG AAACTCTCCCCAGTGCCTGGGAATTCCTCATTGGATTACTGCGTTTTCAGCAGAGTTTTGTGAGCGTCTCACATCTGCACCTGGAGAAGAAAG GGCTCTCCTGGCATCTGTGACCCTCAGTGCTGCTCTTCCAGATGTGGAAAGCCTCGGCCGGCCACAGTGTCCATCACCCCCGACGACGGGGGAGCCGACAACTGGGAGGACCGACCCCGATTTCGTG agtGACGTAAGTGAAAAAGAGCAGAGACGGGGGGCCAAGGCCGTGCCAGGATCTGGGCACCAGGAACACATCAA TATCCACAAGTTGCGGGAGACTGTGTTTCAAGAACACCAGACCCTCAGGGAGAAAGAGCTGGAAATGGGAACCAAAGCCTCGCACGGCTACGGAGGGAAGTTTGGCGTGGAGCAGGACAGGATGGACAAG ggtgtaTATGTACCAACACATCACTTGATGAAGTTCTCCCCCAGCTTTGTGTGA
- the LOC110127477 gene encoding uncharacterized protein isoform X5 translates to MEHTDGPGPGHVTILSRTRVSCSWCISAGDSSSTSHWSLDQREGSCQVTLQVSGACRRGRSSETRMRPAPFVEPEVERGPWERRARRWLGSVEPCQTDPGRRNSPQCLGIPHWITAFSAEFCERLTSAPGEERALLASVTLSAALPDVESLGRPQCPSPPTTGEPTTGRTDPDFVSDVSEKEQRRGAKAVPGSGHQEHIKFVRLPSLPSQVSTSCGRLCFKNTRPSGRKSWKWEPKPRTATEGSLAWSRTGWTRVYMYQHIT, encoded by the exons ATGGAACACACCGATGGGCCAGGGCCAGGTCATGTGACCATACTCTCTAGAACACGTGTGAGCTGCTCCTGGTGTATCAGCGCTGGAGATAGCAGCAGCACATCACACTGGAGCCTGGACCAGAGAGAAGGGTCTTGCCAG GTAACTCTGCAGGTCAGCGGGGCGTGCCGGCGGGGACGGAGCTCTGAGACCCGAATGCGGCCCGCGCCATTCGTGGAACCGGAAGTGGAGCGGGGCCCCTGGGAGCGGCGGGCGCGGCGGTGGCTGGGCAGTGTCGAGCCGTGCCAGACAGACCCTGGGCGTCG AAACTCTCCCCAGTGCCTGGGAATTCCTCATTGGATTACTGCGTTTTCAGCAGAGTTTTGTGAGCGTCTCACATCTGCACCTGGAGAAGAAAG GGCTCTCCTGGCATCTGTGACCCTCAGTGCTGCTCTTCCAGATGTGGAAAGCCTCGGCCGGCCACAGTGTCCATCACCCCCGACGACGGGGGAGCCGACAACTGGGAGGACCGACCCCGATTTCGTG agtGACGTAAGTGAAAAAGAGCAGAGACGGGGGGCCAAGGCCGTGCCAGGATCTGGGCACCAGGAACACATCAA ATTTGTTCGTCTTCCATCGCTTCCCTCCCAAGTATCCACAAGTTGCGGGAGACTGTGTTTCAAGAACACCAGACCCTCAGGGAGAAAGAGCTGGAAATGGGAACCAAAGCCTCGCACGGCTACGGAGGGAAGTTTGGCGTGGAGCAGGACAGGATGGACAAG ggtgtaTATGTACCAACACATCACTTGA
- the LOC110127477 gene encoding uncharacterized protein isoform X4, with translation MEHTDGPGPGHVTILSRTRVSCSWCISAGDSSSTSHWSLDQREGSCQVTLQVSGACRRGRSSETRMRPAPFVEPEVERGPWERRARRWLGSVEPCQTDPGRRNSPQCLGIPHWITAFSAEFCERLTSAPGEERALLASVTLSAALPDVESLGRPQCPSPPTTGEPTTGRTDPDFVSDVSEKEQRRGAKAVPGSGHQEHINIHKLRETVFQEHQTLREKELEMGTKASHGYGGKFGVEQDRMDKVARAVKILPANARDNERCGFGPWVEKMAWRRA, from the exons ATGGAACACACCGATGGGCCAGGGCCAGGTCATGTGACCATACTCTCTAGAACACGTGTGAGCTGCTCCTGGTGTATCAGCGCTGGAGATAGCAGCAGCACATCACACTGGAGCCTGGACCAGAGAGAAGGGTCTTGCCAG GTAACTCTGCAGGTCAGCGGGGCGTGCCGGCGGGGACGGAGCTCTGAGACCCGAATGCGGCCCGCGCCATTCGTGGAACCGGAAGTGGAGCGGGGCCCCTGGGAGCGGCGGGCGCGGCGGTGGCTGGGCAGTGTCGAGCCGTGCCAGACAGACCCTGGGCGTCG AAACTCTCCCCAGTGCCTGGGAATTCCTCATTGGATTACTGCGTTTTCAGCAGAGTTTTGTGAGCGTCTCACATCTGCACCTGGAGAAGAAAG GGCTCTCCTGGCATCTGTGACCCTCAGTGCTGCTCTTCCAGATGTGGAAAGCCTCGGCCGGCCACAGTGTCCATCACCCCCGACGACGGGGGAGCCGACAACTGGGAGGACCGACCCCGATTTCGTG agtGACGTAAGTGAAAAAGAGCAGAGACGGGGGGCCAAGGCCGTGCCAGGATCTGGGCACCAGGAACACATCAA TATCCACAAGTTGCGGGAGACTGTGTTTCAAGAACACCAGACCCTCAGGGAGAAAGAGCTGGAAATGGGAACCAAAGCCTCGCACGGCTACGGAGGGAAGTTTGGCGTGGAGCAGGACAGGATGGACAAG gtggcgcgagcggtaaagatcctgcctgccaatgcaagagataatGAGAGATGTGGCTTcggtccctgggtggagaagatggcctggaggagggcatga
- the LOC110127477 gene encoding uncharacterized protein isoform X7, with translation MEHTDGPGPGHVTILSRTRVSCSWCISAGDSSSTSHWSLDQREGSCQVTLQVSGACRRGRSSETRMRPAPFVEPEVERGPWERRARRWLGSVEPCQTDPGRRNSPQCLGIPHWITAFSAEFCERLTSAPGEERALLASVTLSAALPDVESLGRPQCPSPPTTGEPTTGRTDPDFVSDVSEKEQRRGAKAVPGSGHQEHIKFVRLPSLPSQVSTSCGRLCFKNTRPSGRKSWKWEPKPRTATEGSLAWSRTGWTRWRER, from the exons ATGGAACACACCGATGGGCCAGGGCCAGGTCATGTGACCATACTCTCTAGAACACGTGTGAGCTGCTCCTGGTGTATCAGCGCTGGAGATAGCAGCAGCACATCACACTGGAGCCTGGACCAGAGAGAAGGGTCTTGCCAG GTAACTCTGCAGGTCAGCGGGGCGTGCCGGCGGGGACGGAGCTCTGAGACCCGAATGCGGCCCGCGCCATTCGTGGAACCGGAAGTGGAGCGGGGCCCCTGGGAGCGGCGGGCGCGGCGGTGGCTGGGCAGTGTCGAGCCGTGCCAGACAGACCCTGGGCGTCG AAACTCTCCCCAGTGCCTGGGAATTCCTCATTGGATTACTGCGTTTTCAGCAGAGTTTTGTGAGCGTCTCACATCTGCACCTGGAGAAGAAAG GGCTCTCCTGGCATCTGTGACCCTCAGTGCTGCTCTTCCAGATGTGGAAAGCCTCGGCCGGCCACAGTGTCCATCACCCCCGACGACGGGGGAGCCGACAACTGGGAGGACCGACCCCGATTTCGTG agtGACGTAAGTGAAAAAGAGCAGAGACGGGGGGCCAAGGCCGTGCCAGGATCTGGGCACCAGGAACACATCAA ATTTGTTCGTCTTCCATCGCTTCCCTCCCAAGTATCCACAAGTTGCGGGAGACTGTGTTTCAAGAACACCAGACCCTCAGGGAGAAAGAGCTGGAAATGGGAACCAAAGCCTCGCACGGCTACGGAGGGAAGTTTGGCGTGGAGCAGGACAGGATGGACAAG gtggcgcgagcggtaa
- the LOC110127477 gene encoding uncharacterized protein isoform X3 has protein sequence MEHTDGPGPGHVTILSRTRVSCSWCISAGDSSSTSHWSLDQREGSCQVTLQVSGACRRGRSSETRMRPAPFVEPEVERGPWERRARRWLGSVEPCQTDPGRRNSPQCLGIPHWITAFSAEFCERLTSAPGEERALLASVTLSAALPDVESLGRPQCPSPPTTGEPTTGRTDPDFVSDVSEKEQRRGAKAVPGSGHQEHINIHKLRETVFQEHQTLREKELEMGTKASHGYGGKFGVEQDRMDKVFPGRGVQIGYWLWASDPAWEGEKVTAPDWKVNPALLPGCGRTRTLSCLQSCQRWW, from the exons ATGGAACACACCGATGGGCCAGGGCCAGGTCATGTGACCATACTCTCTAGAACACGTGTGAGCTGCTCCTGGTGTATCAGCGCTGGAGATAGCAGCAGCACATCACACTGGAGCCTGGACCAGAGAGAAGGGTCTTGCCAG GTAACTCTGCAGGTCAGCGGGGCGTGCCGGCGGGGACGGAGCTCTGAGACCCGAATGCGGCCCGCGCCATTCGTGGAACCGGAAGTGGAGCGGGGCCCCTGGGAGCGGCGGGCGCGGCGGTGGCTGGGCAGTGTCGAGCCGTGCCAGACAGACCCTGGGCGTCG AAACTCTCCCCAGTGCCTGGGAATTCCTCATTGGATTACTGCGTTTTCAGCAGAGTTTTGTGAGCGTCTCACATCTGCACCTGGAGAAGAAAG GGCTCTCCTGGCATCTGTGACCCTCAGTGCTGCTCTTCCAGATGTGGAAAGCCTCGGCCGGCCACAGTGTCCATCACCCCCGACGACGGGGGAGCCGACAACTGGGAGGACCGACCCCGATTTCGTG agtGACGTAAGTGAAAAAGAGCAGAGACGGGGGGCCAAGGCCGTGCCAGGATCTGGGCACCAGGAACACATCAA TATCCACAAGTTGCGGGAGACTGTGTTTCAAGAACACCAGACCCTCAGGGAGAAAGAGCTGGAAATGGGAACCAAAGCCTCGCACGGCTACGGAGGGAAGTTTGGCGTGGAGCAGGACAGGATGGACAAG GTTTTTCCAGGCCGCGGTGTGCAGATCGGCTATTGGCTGTGGGCATCGGATCCAgcctgggagggagagaaagtAACAGCTCCAGACTGGAAAGTAAATCCTGCTTTGCTCCCTGGCTGTGGAAGAACGCGCACCCTGAGCTGCCTGCAGAGTTGTCAGAGGTGGTGGTGA
- the LOC110127477 gene encoding uncharacterized protein isoform X9 produces the protein MEHTDGPGPGHVTILSRTRVSCSWCISAGDSSSTSHWSLDQREGSCQVTLQVSGACRRGRSSETRMRPAPFVEPEVERGPWERRARRWLGSVEPCQTDPGRRNSPQCLGIPHWITAFSAEFCERLTSAPGEERALLASVTLSAALPDVESLGRPQCPSPPTTGEPTTGRTDPDFVSDVSEKEQRRGAKAVPGSGHQEHINIHKLRETVFQEHQTLREKELEMGTKASHGYGGKFGVEQDRMDKF, from the exons ATGGAACACACCGATGGGCCAGGGCCAGGTCATGTGACCATACTCTCTAGAACACGTGTGAGCTGCTCCTGGTGTATCAGCGCTGGAGATAGCAGCAGCACATCACACTGGAGCCTGGACCAGAGAGAAGGGTCTTGCCAG GTAACTCTGCAGGTCAGCGGGGCGTGCCGGCGGGGACGGAGCTCTGAGACCCGAATGCGGCCCGCGCCATTCGTGGAACCGGAAGTGGAGCGGGGCCCCTGGGAGCGGCGGGCGCGGCGGTGGCTGGGCAGTGTCGAGCCGTGCCAGACAGACCCTGGGCGTCG AAACTCTCCCCAGTGCCTGGGAATTCCTCATTGGATTACTGCGTTTTCAGCAGAGTTTTGTGAGCGTCTCACATCTGCACCTGGAGAAGAAAG GGCTCTCCTGGCATCTGTGACCCTCAGTGCTGCTCTTCCAGATGTGGAAAGCCTCGGCCGGCCACAGTGTCCATCACCCCCGACGACGGGGGAGCCGACAACTGGGAGGACCGACCCCGATTTCGTG agtGACGTAAGTGAAAAAGAGCAGAGACGGGGGGCCAAGGCCGTGCCAGGATCTGGGCACCAGGAACACATCAA TATCCACAAGTTGCGGGAGACTGTGTTTCAAGAACACCAGACCCTCAGGGAGAAAGAGCTGGAAATGGGAACCAAAGCCTCGCACGGCTACGGAGGGAAGTTTGGCGTGGAGCAGGACAGGATGGACAAG TTCTGA
- the LOC110127477 gene encoding uncharacterized protein isoform X8 has protein sequence MEHTDGPGPGHVTILSRTRVSCSWCISAGDSSSTSHWSLDQREGSCQVTLQVSGACRRGRSSETRMRPAPFVEPEVERGPWERRARRWLGSVEPCQTDPGRRNSPQCLGIPHWITAFSAEFCERLTSAPGEERALLASVTLSAALPDVESLGRPQCPSPPTTGEPTTGRTDPDFVSDVSEKEQRRGAKAVPGSGHQEHINQGASCREKPSEYSTSLGSWPRVVRVQACWLCLPFSSGDVYRADSPGSCVW, from the exons ATGGAACACACCGATGGGCCAGGGCCAGGTCATGTGACCATACTCTCTAGAACACGTGTGAGCTGCTCCTGGTGTATCAGCGCTGGAGATAGCAGCAGCACATCACACTGGAGCCTGGACCAGAGAGAAGGGTCTTGCCAG GTAACTCTGCAGGTCAGCGGGGCGTGCCGGCGGGGACGGAGCTCTGAGACCCGAATGCGGCCCGCGCCATTCGTGGAACCGGAAGTGGAGCGGGGCCCCTGGGAGCGGCGGGCGCGGCGGTGGCTGGGCAGTGTCGAGCCGTGCCAGACAGACCCTGGGCGTCG AAACTCTCCCCAGTGCCTGGGAATTCCTCATTGGATTACTGCGTTTTCAGCAGAGTTTTGTGAGCGTCTCACATCTGCACCTGGAGAAGAAAG GGCTCTCCTGGCATCTGTGACCCTCAGTGCTGCTCTTCCAGATGTGGAAAGCCTCGGCCGGCCACAGTGTCCATCACCCCCGACGACGGGGGAGCCGACAACTGGGAGGACCGACCCCGATTTCGTG agtGACGTAAGTGAAAAAGAGCAGAGACGGGGGGCCAAGGCCGTGCCAGGATCTGGGCACCAGGAACACATCAA CCAGGGTGCTTCATGTCGAGAGAAACCGTCTGAATATTCCACATCTCTTGGTTCCTGGCCTCGGGTCGTCCGGGTGCAAGCCTGTTGGCTCTGTCTCCCATTTTCCTCTGGTGACGTTTATCGAGCTGACTCTCCCGGTTCATGTGTCTGGTGA